The Pseudomonas kermanshahensis genome includes a window with the following:
- a CDS encoding 5-oxoprolinase subunit PxpA: protein MNSDKGVCVVERLLLNCDMGESFGSWRMGLDAEVMPFIDCANIACGYHAGDPSIMRRTVELALAHGVTIGAHPAYPDLVGFGRRSMACSPEEIRDLLHYQIGALDGICKVLGSRVAYVKPHGALYNDMMADPLKLRAVLKAVAAYDSGLPLMLMATADDSAAQALGEEIGVPLWFEAFADRAYTASGHLVSRRLPGAVHHDPALVVEQAVRLARGETLVADDGSALRLRASTLCVHGDNDSSVAAVRQIRQALDALEHA, encoded by the coding sequence ATGAACAGCGACAAGGGAGTCTGTGTGGTGGAACGCCTGCTTCTCAATTGTGACATGGGCGAGAGTTTTGGCAGCTGGCGCATGGGCCTGGATGCCGAAGTGATGCCGTTTATCGATTGCGCCAACATCGCCTGCGGCTACCACGCCGGCGACCCCAGCATCATGCGCCGTACTGTGGAGTTGGCACTGGCCCATGGCGTGACCATCGGCGCGCACCCGGCCTACCCAGACCTGGTCGGCTTCGGCCGCCGCTCCATGGCCTGCAGCCCTGAGGAAATCCGCGACCTGCTGCACTACCAGATCGGTGCGCTGGACGGCATCTGCAAGGTGCTTGGCAGCCGGGTGGCCTATGTCAAACCCCATGGCGCGCTGTACAACGACATGATGGCCGACCCGCTCAAGCTGCGCGCGGTGCTCAAAGCCGTGGCGGCCTATGACAGCGGCTTGCCGTTGATGCTCATGGCCACTGCCGACGACAGTGCGGCACAGGCCCTGGGGGAGGAGATTGGCGTGCCGCTGTGGTTCGAGGCCTTCGCCGACCGCGCCTACACCGCCAGTGGCCACCTGGTCTCGCGGCGCCTGCCCGGCGCCGTGCACCATGACCCGGCCCTCGTGGTCGAACAGGCCGTGCGCCTGGCACGTGGTGAAACCCTTGTAGCGGACGATGGCAGCGCGCTGCGTCTGCGCGCCAGCACCCTGTGCGTGCACGGCGATAACGACAGTTCAGTGGCAGCGGTGCGGCAGATCCGCCAGGCCCTCGATGCGCTGGAGCACGCATGA